In Comamonas sp. lk, the following proteins share a genomic window:
- a CDS encoding transcriptional regulator, translated as MPIVINGQPHEDGRFPLPLTDGPPHILRTSPGQGSLDIGPKDRCPKADLWVDAHQLLRWSCFDAFATPAGSPWPRHIRYTGSDHGFFAWSAGRPIENFSWWPPLSGELQVDARASRIQTLAIYLPAQGGGHLTLHLPDGENAPPLQLSLQGDLSKITVKGEAPGHLSLSPLTSKRSSDAPLQLPELGLLQQTSSLELRNGAGKQPICLHGLKQFPHLSSLALWGQCAHLESLGSLTELTALQLRFMPQLGGLPALDSWPRLEHFIAYNVEEAEGKRLRQQLKAREKLRPWQDYSAVSQLRKPEWWRKEYGRPFSGWPAARAKLAHTAYDLAAKGLGQAQDLEQAQAALRLFTARFNSVKGMETGEREDLGEAVWQLAQLPQAQALGLSAELAQQCFDEARDY; from the coding sequence ATGCCTATCGTGATCAACGGCCAGCCCCATGAAGACGGGCGTTTTCCACTTCCGCTGACCGACGGTCCGCCCCATATCCTGCGCACCAGCCCGGGACAAGGCAGTCTGGACATAGGCCCCAAAGACCGCTGCCCCAAGGCCGATCTATGGGTCGATGCCCACCAGCTCCTGCGCTGGTCGTGTTTTGACGCTTTTGCCACTCCCGCGGGCTCGCCCTGGCCGCGCCACATTCGCTACACCGGCAGCGATCACGGCTTTTTCGCCTGGTCTGCCGGCCGGCCGATTGAAAATTTCAGCTGGTGGCCGCCGCTTTCGGGCGAGCTGCAGGTGGATGCCCGTGCATCGCGCATCCAGACCCTGGCCATTTATCTGCCGGCCCAGGGCGGTGGCCATTTGACGCTGCATCTGCCGGACGGCGAGAACGCTCCCCCTCTGCAGCTGAGCTTGCAAGGCGATCTGAGCAAGATCACGGTCAAGGGAGAGGCGCCCGGGCATCTGAGCCTGAGCCCGCTGACCAGCAAGCGCAGCAGCGATGCGCCGCTGCAACTGCCCGAGCTTGGCCTGTTGCAGCAGACGAGTTCTCTGGAGTTGCGCAACGGTGCGGGCAAGCAGCCCATCTGCCTACATGGCTTGAAGCAGTTCCCCCATCTCAGCTCGCTGGCGTTGTGGGGCCAGTGCGCGCACCTGGAGTCGCTGGGTTCCCTGACTGAGCTGACGGCGCTGCAACTGCGCTTTATGCCGCAGCTGGGCGGCCTGCCCGCGCTCGATAGCTGGCCGCGCCTGGAGCATTTCATTGCCTACAACGTCGAGGAAGCTGAAGGCAAACGCCTGCGCCAGCAACTCAAGGCCCGCGAGAAGCTGCGCCCGTGGCAGGACTACAGCGCGGTCAGCCAGCTGCGCAAGCCCGAATGGTGGCGCAAGGAATATGGCCGGCCCTTTTCCGGCTGGCCGGCAGCCCGCGCCAAGCTGGCCCATACGGCCTACGATCTGGCAGCAAAGGGCTTGGGCCAGGCACAAGACCTGGAGCAAGCCCAAGCCGCATTGCGCCTATTCACCGCACGCTTCAACAGCGTCAAAGGCATGGAAACCGGCGAGCGCGAAGACCTGGGTGAAGCCGTCTGGCAACTGGCCCAGCTGCCACAGGCGCAAGCCCTGGGTCTTTCCGCTGAGCTGGCCCAGCAATGCTTTGACGAGGCGAGAGATTACTGA
- the tcuA gene encoding FAD-dependent tricarballylate dehydrogenase TcuA produces the protein MKTEAFDTDVLIIGGGNAALCAALMAREAGRRVLLLESAPREWRGGNSGHTRNLRCMHDAPQDVLIEAYPEDEYWQDLLKVTGGITNEHLARMVIRASSTCRNWMRRHGVHFQPPLSGALHVARTNAFFMGGGKALVNAYFRSAEKLGVEIRYESPVDRLEIENGRFQAAWAKGQRITAKSCVLAAGGFESNREWLREAWGQNERGEWPSDNFLIRGTAFNKGTLLLHMLDEQGADRIGDPTQAHMVAIDARAPLYDGGICTRIDCVSLGVVVNRDAQRFYDEGEDFWPKRYAIWGRLVAQQPGQIAYSIIDSKAIGRFMPPVFPGVKADSLPELAQKLGLDVDTFMATLNAYNSSCKVGHFDHTALDDCHTEGLAPAKTHWARPLDTGPFYGYALRPGVTFTYLGLKVDDTAAVRFDDQPSDNLFVAGEMMAGNVLGKGYTAGVGMSIGTAFGRIAGRNAALAAAGKAAIHGAVKDEV, from the coding sequence ATGAAAACTGAAGCCTTTGACACCGATGTGCTCATCATCGGTGGTGGCAACGCCGCTCTGTGCGCCGCGCTGATGGCGCGCGAAGCCGGCCGCCGCGTGCTGCTGCTCGAATCCGCGCCCCGCGAATGGCGCGGCGGCAATTCCGGCCACACCCGCAATTTGCGCTGCATGCACGATGCACCGCAGGATGTGCTGATCGAGGCCTACCCCGAAGACGAGTACTGGCAGGATCTGCTCAAGGTCACGGGCGGTATCACCAACGAGCATCTGGCCCGCATGGTGATTCGCGCCTCCAGCACCTGCCGCAACTGGATGCGCAGGCACGGCGTGCACTTCCAGCCGCCGTTGTCGGGCGCGCTGCATGTGGCGCGCACCAATGCCTTCTTCATGGGTGGCGGCAAGGCGCTGGTGAATGCCTATTTCCGAAGCGCCGAAAAGCTGGGTGTGGAGATTCGCTACGAATCGCCCGTTGATCGACTGGAAATTGAAAACGGCCGCTTCCAGGCCGCGTGGGCCAAGGGTCAGCGCATCACGGCCAAGAGCTGCGTGCTGGCGGCCGGCGGCTTCGAATCCAACCGCGAATGGCTGCGCGAGGCCTGGGGCCAGAACGAGCGCGGCGAATGGCCTTCGGACAACTTTCTGATCCGCGGCACGGCCTTCAACAAGGGCACGCTGCTGCTCCACATGCTCGATGAGCAGGGCGCCGACCGCATAGGCGACCCGACCCAGGCCCATATGGTGGCCATCGACGCCCGCGCCCCGCTGTATGACGGCGGCATCTGCACCCGCATCGACTGCGTCTCGCTGGGCGTGGTGGTCAATCGCGATGCCCAGCGCTTTTATGACGAGGGCGAGGACTTCTGGCCCAAGCGCTATGCCATCTGGGGCCGCCTGGTGGCCCAGCAGCCGGGGCAGATTGCCTACTCCATCATCGACAGCAAGGCCATAGGCCGCTTCATGCCGCCGGTGTTCCCCGGCGTGAAGGCCGATTCCCTGCCCGAGCTGGCGCAGAAGCTGGGCCTAGATGTGGACACCTTCATGGCCACGCTGAATGCCTACAACAGCAGTTGCAAGGTAGGCCACTTTGACCATACGGCGCTGGACGATTGTCATACCGAAGGCCTGGCCCCGGCCAAGACCCACTGGGCGCGTCCGCTGGATACCGGCCCGTTCTACGGCTATGCGCTGCGTCCCGGCGTCACCTTCACCTATCTGGGCTTGAAGGTGGACGACACCGCCGCCGTGCGCTTTGACGATCAGCCCAGCGACAACCTGTTTGTGGCCGGTGAAATGATGGCCGGCAATGTGCTGGGCAAGGGCTATACGGCTGGTGTCGGCATGTCCATAGGCACGGCTTTTGGCCGCATCGCCGGACGCAATGCCGCCCTGGCCGCCGCCGGCAAAGCCGCTATCCATGGCGCCGTAAAGGACGAGGTCTAA
- a CDS encoding response regulator transcription factor, with product MPPFSHLLSESILPSPMMVVEDEPLIRKRLESVLYSLGYTEDALVFVDSLAQARASLKEHPVAMALVDLGLPDGSGIDLIAELRASDPGMGILVISAWSTEDVILASLRAGANGYVLKERDDLEVTLSIRSVLRGGAPIDPFIARRIIAELQPRAATPQEPAPEAVLSARESQILKLVADGLTNREIAENLFLSRYTVECHIKNIYRKLAVPTRTKAVSEARARGILQ from the coding sequence ATGCCACCGTTCTCGCACCTGCTCTCGGAATCCATATTGCCCAGCCCCATGATGGTGGTTGAAGACGAGCCCTTGATACGCAAGCGCCTGGAATCAGTGCTTTACAGCCTGGGCTATACCGAGGATGCCCTGGTGTTTGTCGACTCGCTGGCCCAGGCCCGGGCCAGCCTGAAAGAGCATCCGGTGGCCATGGCCCTGGTCGATCTGGGCTTGCCAGACGGCAGCGGCATCGATCTGATTGCCGAGCTGCGGGCTTCAGACCCCGGCATGGGCATTCTGGTCATCTCGGCCTGGAGCACGGAAGACGTCATTCTGGCTTCGCTGCGCGCCGGAGCCAACGGCTATGTGCTCAAGGAACGCGACGACCTGGAAGTGACGCTGTCCATTCGCAGCGTGCTACGCGGCGGCGCGCCGATCGACCCCTTTATTGCCCGCCGCATCATTGCCGAATTGCAGCCGCGCGCAGCCACGCCTCAGGAGCCAGCGCCCGAGGCCGTACTCAGCGCCCGCGAAAGTCAGATCCTCAAGCTGGTGGCCGATGGACTGACCAACCGCGAAATTGCCGAAAACCTTTTTCTGTCGCGCTACACCGTGGAGTGCCACATCAAGAACATCTATCGCAAGCTGGCCGTACCGACCCGAACCAAGGCCGTCAGCGAAGCCCGGGCCCGGGGAATACTCCAGTAA
- the tcuB gene encoding tricarballylate utilization 4Fe-4S protein TcuB: protein MSIQSLQELGKEAQSLAAGKVIPILPAPTATGPETAAESEVARQMQICNACRYCEGFCAVFPAMTRRLEFGKADVHYLANLCHNCGACLHACQYAPPHEFAINIPKAMAEVRGQTYADYAWPPALGKLYQKNGLTLSLALVAGLFLFLALAVAAQGGLGQLWNRNLGNNFYNLFPHNLLVSIFAPVFLFVVFALFMGVRRFWKDVKPATSNVDVSGPAAAEATHDVLRLKYLDGGHGDGCHNEDDAYTLKRRRFHHLTFYGFMLCFAATGLATIYHYVFKLPAPYELPSLPKILGALGGVSLMIGTAGLWQLNRARHPLHGDAKQKPMDLGFIALLFVVASSGLALWLGRGTPALALLLCLHLGAVMALFATLPYGKFAHGVFRTASLLRHNTEKRQPSPIGLGAD from the coding sequence ATGAGCATCCAATCCCTGCAAGAACTGGGCAAGGAAGCCCAGAGCCTGGCCGCCGGCAAGGTCATACCCATCCTCCCCGCGCCCACCGCGACCGGACCCGAAACCGCTGCCGAAAGCGAAGTAGCGCGCCAGATGCAGATCTGCAATGCCTGCCGCTATTGCGAAGGCTTTTGCGCCGTGTTTCCGGCCATGACGCGCCGGCTGGAATTCGGCAAGGCCGATGTGCATTACCTGGCCAACCTCTGCCACAACTGCGGCGCATGCCTGCACGCCTGCCAGTACGCGCCGCCGCATGAATTTGCCATCAACATCCCCAAGGCCATGGCCGAGGTGCGCGGTCAAACCTATGCCGACTACGCCTGGCCGCCGGCTCTGGGCAAGCTGTACCAGAAGAACGGCTTGACGCTGTCGCTGGCACTGGTCGCCGGGCTCTTTTTGTTCCTGGCACTGGCCGTGGCGGCGCAAGGCGGCCTGGGCCAGTTGTGGAACCGCAATCTGGGCAATAACTTCTACAACCTGTTCCCGCACAACCTGCTGGTCAGCATCTTTGCGCCGGTGTTTTTGTTCGTGGTGTTTGCCCTGTTCATGGGCGTGCGCCGCTTCTGGAAGGACGTAAAGCCCGCCACCAGCAATGTGGATGTCAGCGGCCCGGCCGCTGCTGAAGCCACGCACGATGTGCTGCGCCTCAAGTACCTGGACGGCGGCCACGGCGACGGCTGCCACAACGAGGACGACGCATACACCTTGAAGCGCCGCCGCTTTCACCACCTGACTTTCTATGGCTTCATGCTGTGCTTTGCGGCCACGGGGCTGGCGACGATTTACCACTACGTCTTCAAGCTGCCAGCACCTTACGAGCTGCCCAGCCTGCCCAAGATCCTCGGTGCTCTGGGCGGTGTGAGCCTGATGATCGGCACGGCCGGCCTGTGGCAGCTGAACCGCGCCCGCCACCCGCTGCATGGCGACGCGAAGCAAAAGCCCATGGACCTCGGCTTTATCGCCCTGCTGTTTGTGGTGGCCTCCAGCGGTCTGGCGCTGTGGCTGGGCCGCGGTACGCCCGCTCTGGCCTTGCTGCTATGCCTGCACCTGGGCGCCGTGATGGCCTTGTTTGCCACCCTGCCCTACGGCAAGTTTGCCCACGGAGTGTTCCGCACGGCATCGCTTTTGCGCCACAACACCGAAAAACGCCAACCCAGCCCCATAGGCCTGGGTGCGGATTAA
- a CDS encoding MFS transporter, which yields MTQQERRASGALALIFALRMLGLFLVLPVFALEARKYPGGDDPAMVGLAMGLYGLTQAVFQLPLGLASDRFGRKRVIVAGLFVFAAGSLLAAMADSLTGLMLGRGLQGAGAVSAAVTALLADLTRDGVRTKAMALVGGSIGLMFALALVLAPLLSAWVGLSGIFGLTCALALAGVAVVLWVVPPEPKQHANAPKGKFSDLLRHTDLLRLNFGVFILHTVQMSMWVAVPAMLVQAGVVKQEHWHIYLPAVVLSFFAMGALFSMERKGKLRTALLAAIALVLMVQIGLGMLAASGTIPTVWCMALLMFLFFCGFNALEATQPSLVSRMAPAPLRGAALGAYNTLQSLGLFAGGAIGGAIAKWAGAPGLFALTSVLVLLWLIVSWPLRPVGRHG from the coding sequence ATGACGCAACAAGAGCGCCGCGCAAGCGGTGCCCTGGCGCTGATTTTTGCGCTGCGCATGCTGGGTCTGTTCCTGGTCCTGCCTGTTTTTGCGCTGGAAGCGCGCAAATACCCTGGGGGTGACGACCCCGCCATGGTCGGCCTGGCCATGGGCCTGTACGGCCTGACCCAGGCGGTGTTTCAGCTGCCGCTGGGGCTGGCCTCCGACCGTTTCGGCCGCAAGCGCGTCATCGTGGCCGGACTGTTCGTCTTCGCTGCGGGCAGCCTGCTGGCCGCCATGGCCGACTCCTTGACCGGCCTGATGTTGGGCCGCGGCCTGCAGGGCGCGGGCGCAGTCTCTGCCGCCGTCACCGCCTTGCTGGCCGATCTGACCCGTGATGGCGTACGCACCAAGGCCATGGCCCTGGTGGGCGGCAGCATAGGCCTGATGTTTGCGCTGGCCCTGGTGCTGGCACCGCTGCTGAGCGCCTGGGTAGGCCTGTCCGGCATTTTCGGCCTGACCTGCGCTCTGGCTCTGGCCGGCGTGGCCGTGGTGCTCTGGGTGGTTCCGCCCGAGCCCAAGCAGCATGCCAATGCGCCCAAGGGCAAATTCAGCGACCTGCTGCGCCATACCGACTTGCTGCGCCTGAACTTTGGCGTGTTCATTCTGCATACCGTGCAGATGTCCATGTGGGTGGCCGTGCCCGCCATGCTGGTCCAGGCCGGCGTGGTCAAGCAGGAACACTGGCATATCTACCTGCCCGCCGTGGTGCTGTCGTTCTTCGCCATGGGCGCGCTGTTTTCCATGGAGCGCAAGGGCAAGCTGCGCACGGCACTGCTCGCCGCCATTGCGCTGGTGCTGATGGTGCAGATAGGCCTGGGCATGCTGGCGGCCAGCGGCACCATCCCCACCGTCTGGTGCATGGCGCTGCTGATGTTTCTGTTCTTTTGCGGCTTCAACGCGCTGGAAGCCACCCAACCCAGTCTGGTCTCGCGCATGGCGCCCGCACCGCTGCGCGGAGCCGCCCTCGGCGCTTACAACACGCTGCAGTCTCTGGGTCTGTTTGCCGGCGGCGCCATTGGCGGTGCCATCGCAAAATGGGCAGGAGCCCCGGGTCTGTTTGCCCTGACCTCGGTACTGGTGCTGCTGTGGCTGATCGTGAGCTGGCCGCTGCGCCCTGTAGGACGCCATGGCTGA
- the ssb gene encoding single-stranded DNA-binding protein, producing MASVNKVIIVGNLGKDPEMRTFPSGDQVANVTIATTDRWRDKNTGENREVTEWHRVTFNGRLAEIAGQYLRKGSQVYVEGSLRTRKWTDQATGQERYATEIRADTMQMLGSRQGGGQPQGGGYGDEGYGESSYEAPRRAPAPAAAPRQAPPAARPAPAPMAPPPQRAASGFDDMDDDIPF from the coding sequence ATGGCATCCGTCAACAAAGTCATCATCGTCGGCAATCTGGGTAAAGACCCCGAAATGCGCACCTTCCCCAGCGGCGACCAGGTGGCCAATGTGACCATCGCCACGACCGACCGCTGGCGCGACAAGAACACCGGCGAGAACCGTGAAGTTACGGAATGGCACCGCGTGACCTTCAACGGCCGCCTCGCCGAAATCGCAGGCCAGTACCTGCGCAAGGGCAGCCAGGTCTATGTGGAAGGCAGCCTGCGCACCCGCAAGTGGACCGACCAGGCCACCGGCCAGGAACGCTACGCTACCGAAATCCGCGCCGACACCATGCAGATGCTGGGCAGCCGCCAAGGCGGTGGCCAGCCACAAGGTGGCGGCTATGGTGACGAAGGCTATGGCGAAAGCAGCTATGAAGCGCCCCGCCGTGCACCTGCTCCCGCCGCCGCACCTCGTCAAGCTCCTCCTGCCGCACGCCCCGCTCCTGCCCCCATGGCTCCTCCGCCACAGCGCGCAGCCTCGGGCTTTGACGATATGGACGACGATATTCCGTTCTAA
- the mnmA gene encoding tRNA 2-thiouridine(34) synthase MnmA, which translates to MSNKHRVVVGLSGGVDSAVTAHLLKQQGHEVVGIFMKNWEDDDDSEFCSSNIDFVDAAAVADVIGIEIEHVNFAADYKDRVFAEFLREYQNGRTPNPDVLCNAEIKFKAFLDHAMRLGAEKIATGHYARVRQNPDTQLFELLKGLDNSKDQSYFLHRLNQAQLSKAMFPVGELHKTEVRRIAEEIGLPNAKKKDSTGICFIGERPFRDFLNRYISKEPGLILDDRNRKLGKHVGLSFYTLGQRSGLGIGGVKEKGAARGAGDHAPWFVARKDLDKNVLRVVQGHDHPWLLSQALVADQISWVAGHAPAEGKAYGSKTRYRQPDSPALISQATAQGFRLDFPEAQWAVTPGQSAVLYDGEVCLGGGIIAQVDPDKAQ; encoded by the coding sequence ATGAGCAACAAGCACCGTGTCGTGGTGGGTTTGTCGGGCGGTGTGGATTCCGCTGTCACCGCCCATCTTCTCAAACAGCAAGGCCACGAGGTCGTCGGCATCTTCATGAAAAATTGGGAAGATGACGATGACAGCGAGTTTTGCTCGTCCAACATCGACTTTGTGGACGCGGCTGCCGTGGCCGATGTGATCGGCATCGAGATCGAGCACGTCAATTTCGCCGCCGACTACAAGGATCGCGTGTTTGCCGAGTTTCTGCGCGAGTACCAGAACGGCCGCACGCCCAATCCCGACGTGCTTTGCAATGCCGAGATCAAGTTCAAGGCATTTCTCGACCATGCCATGCGCCTGGGTGCCGAGAAGATTGCCACCGGCCACTATGCGCGCGTGCGCCAGAACCCCGATACCCAGTTGTTCGAGCTGCTTAAAGGACTGGATAACAGCAAGGATCAGAGCTACTTTTTGCACCGGCTGAACCAGGCCCAGCTGTCCAAAGCCATGTTTCCGGTGGGCGAGCTGCACAAGACCGAAGTGCGCCGCATTGCCGAGGAAATCGGCCTGCCTAATGCCAAGAAGAAGGACTCGACGGGCATCTGCTTTATTGGCGAGCGCCCTTTCCGCGACTTCCTGAACCGCTATATCAGCAAGGAACCCGGCCTCATTCTGGACGACCGCAATCGCAAGCTGGGCAAGCATGTGGGCCTGAGTTTCTACACGCTGGGCCAGCGCTCGGGCCTGGGCATTGGCGGTGTGAAGGAAAAAGGCGCGGCACGCGGCGCGGGCGATCACGCACCCTGGTTTGTGGCGCGCAAGGATCTGGACAAGAACGTGCTGCGTGTGGTGCAAGGCCATGATCACCCCTGGCTGCTGTCCCAGGCGCTGGTGGCCGACCAGATCAGCTGGGTCGCCGGTCACGCGCCTGCTGAAGGCAAGGCCTATGGCTCCAAGACCCGCTATCGCCAGCCCGATTCCCCGGCACTGATTTCGCAAGCCACGGCCCAGGGCTTTCGACTGGACTTTCCCGAGGCGCAATGGGCGGTCACTCCCGGCCAGTCGGCCGTGCTGTACGACGGCGAGGTCTGTCTGGGCGGCGGCATCATTGCCCAGGTGGATCCTGACAAGGCTCAGTAA
- a CDS encoding LysR substrate-binding domain-containing protein: protein MELRQLRYFVRIVELGSMSRAALHLDMVQSALSQQISRLESELSTRLLQRTPRGVVPTEAGQAFFHEAQLTLRHAEQAIHAAQQARLSGAVSMGLSPTIASVLGLPLMRAMRERYPDVRLHMVSTLSGHLTSLLNARQLDLAILFDTHTARRWSVIPLLEEQLFLIQSRQQPVAPRIEHAQPISLAQLQQVPLILPSGSHGLRSSVMASFTTAGFQSQMAMEIDSLPLLMEAVDAGMGATVQPWSAVALYKDAAERFQWSQIADDTVKRKAALCSLSDDELSPAALAARVVLVDCARQLVKSGAWVGATLAD, encoded by the coding sequence ATGGAACTGCGCCAGCTGCGCTACTTTGTACGGATTGTTGAACTGGGCTCCATGAGCCGTGCCGCTCTGCATCTAGATATGGTGCAGTCCGCGCTCAGCCAACAGATCAGCCGCCTGGAGTCCGAACTCTCCACCCGATTGCTGCAGCGCACGCCGCGCGGCGTGGTTCCCACCGAGGCGGGTCAGGCTTTTTTCCATGAGGCCCAGCTCACCCTGCGCCATGCCGAGCAAGCCATTCATGCGGCCCAGCAGGCCAGACTCTCAGGGGCGGTCAGCATGGGGCTCTCGCCCACCATTGCCTCGGTGCTGGGCCTGCCTTTGATGCGTGCCATGCGCGAGCGCTATCCCGATGTGCGCCTGCATATGGTGTCCACGCTTTCAGGGCATTTGACCAGTCTGCTCAATGCCAGACAACTGGATCTAGCTATTCTTTTTGATACGCACACGGCCAGACGCTGGAGCGTGATACCCTTACTGGAAGAACAGCTGTTCCTGATCCAGTCGCGCCAGCAACCGGTGGCGCCGCGCATAGAGCATGCCCAGCCCATCAGCCTGGCCCAGCTGCAGCAGGTGCCACTGATCCTGCCTTCCGGCAGCCACGGCCTGCGCAGCTCCGTCATGGCCTCGTTCACCACGGCGGGCTTCCAGTCCCAGATGGCCATGGAAATCGATTCTCTGCCCCTGCTCATGGAGGCTGTGGACGCGGGCATGGGCGCCACCGTCCAGCCCTGGTCGGCCGTCGCCTTGTACAAGGACGCGGCGGAGCGCTTTCAGTGGTCGCAGATTGCCGACGACACCGTCAAGCGCAAGGCCGCGCTATGCAGCCTGTCCGATGACGAACTGTCCCCGGCAGCACTGGCCGCGCGCGTGGTGCTGGTGGACTGCGCACGGCAGCTGGTGAAATCCGGTGCCTGGGTAGGCGCCACGCTTGCAGACTGA